aaggatatggactgaaacaaatttagtgtcaagatctatgaaggtagattgaaacacataataagtttaagtcaaagtacatagaatggatattgaagtagttcaatatagaaatattaagaaaatgttcttgtcatgtgaaggtttaacaagacttgagtgtatctgacactcaatgagtaaaaacacatgagtgattatagatcacaaataatatgtacacaatcagatgtcatgtgctcttaaaaatgttatgagcatgtaccagaatgattcatgtgatggtcattgaaaaacagtaagaatattcttgagtacttaagaagaaccaaggatatatatatatttttttgtatggagaaatggcaaacaaatcactgtaaggtgttgcaccgatatttgttttgtcacatatgaaaataaaatttcaatctcaaattagactaagtgttgtttaaaaaggtagcacaatgagctagaagttgtctatgatagatttagaagagttctaaaatattgtgacggattctacaaaagaaggtagAGAATGTCAtttttttgacaatgacaaaggatgttaagtcaagaggttctttgagaacttggtgtagttccgacagagtgagAACCTTGAAGCTATACTGTgtctgacaatattagtgacatatttcagaccgcggaattaaggttccaccagaagaccaaacatatttaatgccgactcatttggaaatgagtgatgcgttgagacgcaaaatgaattacaaaatacatacggttctgagcatgtcagatccgttgactaaaacctctcccgtgagcaaaacatgataaagcaccggaaggccaaggtgttatatctttacaaatgtaaactagattattgactctagtgcaagtgggagactgttggagatatgcccaagaggcaataataaaatggttattataatatctttgagtttatgataatgtttacataccatgcaataattgtattaaccgaaacattgatacatgtgcgttatgtgaacaacaaggagtccctagtaagcctcttgtataactagcttgttgattaatagatgatcatcgtttcatgatcatgaacattggatgttattaataacaaggctatgtcattatgtgaatgatataatggacacacccaattaagcgtagcataagatcacgtcattaagttatttgctataagctttcgatatatagttacctagtccttatgaccatgagatcatataaatcacttataccggaaaggtactttgattacatcaaacgccactgcgtaaatgggtggttataaaggtgagattaagtatccggaaagtatgagttgaggtatatggatcaacagtgggatttgtccatcccgatgacggatagatatactctgggccctctcggtggaatgtcgtctaatgtcttgcaagcatatgaataagttcataagagaccacataccacggtacgagtaaagagtacttgtcaggagacgaggttgaacaaggtatagagtgataccgatgatcaaacctcggacaagtaaaatatcgcgtgacaaagggaattggtattgtatgtgaatggttcattcgatcactaaagtcatcgttgaatatgtgggagccattatggatctccagatcccgctattggttattggtcggagagaagtctcaaccatgtctacatagttcgcgaaccgtagggtgacacacttaaggtttgatgtcgtttaagtagatatggaatatggaatggagttcgaagttttgttcggagtctcggatgtgatccaggacatcacgaggagttccggaatggtccggagaataagattcatatataggaagtcactttccaagtttggaaatgatccggtgaatttatggaaggtggtttctagaattatccgaaaataaattactatggaaggaggagtcccggagggactccacaaaccctaaccagccaactaaGTGGGAggatggagtccatggtggactccacctccttggccggccaaagaaaagggggaaggggagagtccctgtccctctaggtttcgtccataaggcagtttttctgttggggtcttattcaaagacattgggcaaacccttggggttccacctatataatgaggaggagagggagggggcagcccatggcttggccgcaccactcctgcccccttgaggccggcgcccatggcaccccctctccccaaaccctagcacccctcctccactacttctcccgcatatgcttagcgaagctccgccggagatctccatcgacaccgccaccacgccgtcatgctgccgggattccgaggaggatctactacttccgctgcccgctggaacggggagaaggacgtcgtcatcaacaccgaacgtgtgaccgagtacggaggtgctgcccgatcgtggcaccgtgatcaagatcttctacgcgcttttgcaagcggcaagtgatcgtctaccgcagcaataagagcctactcttataggctttggaaatcttcaagggttagtctcgttcatcccctcgttgctcccatcttctagattgcatcttggcttggattgcgttctcgcggtaggaaattttttgttttctaacgtatcccaacaagatggtggcggctagggttggggagagaggtgctagggtttgtgtgtgagagggacgataagAGGCGgctctttttataggccggagggaggcgggggagcagtGGCGCTCATTAACACCGACACGTAGAGCTAGGCGGGACGAGACGTGTCGATgcgctctgcgggaactgcaccatcgctgcgagccaataacttccgtcgcgaagtAGGcggcggttaggttaaaatttattgtgccgctgacggttCGGGCCTgcgtcgcttcgcctcgcttttcggtgcgtccggcgtccccggtgcgtcccgtgTGGGACGGTGACGGGctcgggcgccggacaccgtatcgggacgccggacaaaattgggctttagaggacgcggctggaacggttttttggtccggTGCGCCCCAAAAAGCTTTgaaggacggtttgggggacgactggagatgctctcagttTTTACAGCTGCAAGTTGTTTTGTAAAGGAAGGAAAGTTTTCATGGCTGTTAATTCACATCGTGATTTCTGCTTATTTAGAGTTACAACTAAGCAAACCGAAAGAATTCTCGCCTACTGAGCTAATCAAGGAATGGAATCGGTCCTCAGAAAGTAGAGAACTATTGTGCATGCGTGGGCCAAAATACCAGAAGTGGAGTTATGTCCCACTCATGCTGACGATCTAATCTAACGGAGAAGAAGGAAATTGTCATGCTACATGATCTCATCAACAATAACACAGAGGAATTTTAAGCGAATTCTTAGCTAATCGTTTCAGCCTTTTCTTTCACCACTGATTACAAGCATAAGCAAGTTCCAAAACTATGAAATCTTGCGCAAGTCCATTCCCTGTTTCTGCCTGTCGAGATCTACAAGATCGGTCGGCAGTATGATTCATAACGAAACGTCATCAGGGTTTTTCTTTCTCGGCCGTATGATCTACACTTATCCAAGCGGACTTGTACCATTCTTTTTTGAACTCTCGTTCAAGTTtgtatgattgtttgcgagattcCGGGCCACAGCGCCTAGATTCAGTGATCGACAGATCAGCGGTGATCGGAAAACATAAATCTCAGACAAGTCATCATCTTTCGCAAAAAAAAGTGTAGACATAAAGCTTTCCAAATGGTTTCAATTTACATATGAGCCTCAAGCCCTCAAGCAAGCGCACACACAAAGAGGCGAAAAGGGGTCCAGTGAGAGCCAAGAGAAGGATCGGAGTCTGGCCAGAGCCTCAGCACAAGAACTTCCGAGATCCTTCACTGAATCTAGGGCCGGGAAGAGATTACCGGAGAGATCAGTCAAACTCCCTCATCTGTCATCGCGTCAGAATGTCAGATCGGTGATTCTTTAGACCCCGTTGGTTCAAGCTAACCTATACACGCGGCCGGCCGCGGGCTTCGCCTGTCAGCTCTCAGCTCACGACGGACACCTTCCGGGACTCCTGGTGCCCGCGCCGCGCCTCCGTTCCGGAGGAGTACTGCCGCAGCCGCCGGGCGGCTTGCCTGTCGCGGACAGCGTCGAGCTGCATCTGCTCGTCGCGGCACTCTTCGCTGCAGAACGGGGTGTCCCCTCTGTACATGAAGATGTCGCTGTCGCGGGCCAGCGGCTTGGTGCAGAGCGCGCACGCGTCCTGCGCCGGCATACCGGCCTCGCCGAGCCGCTCGGcatcgaagaagaagaaggaggagcagGCTACGGATGCCGCCATGGTATATGCGGGTGACTTCCGAACAAGGCGAACTGAGCTGAGCCTAAGCTTTCTTGTGCGTTTGATGCTTTTGTGCGGGGAGGAAGAGAGGGAGTTGAGTTCGTAGAAGGTGAAGGATTGATATATGGTGCGGCAAGGCATTGGAAACTGTTCTGCGGTGCGCAGTTCAGCCGCCCCACGGGTCGGCCAATACCGCTCGCCGGGCAGGGCAAACCATGGATTATGGGAGGAGGGATGGCAACTGTACCCGCGTGTCTAACGGGTAAAAACTCATTACTAGAATGGGTATGAAACAAAAAAAACTAACTATATGTATGTAAATGACATATATGATAATTAGATTTGTATGTTCCGTGTTTTATGTAATAATATAATTAACTTAACTCTAGGATTGCAAATGCAATACTAGAATCCACACTACTCCATTGATGGTCACTGTATAAAATATTGTTAATTAATGTCAACTTAATAGTGAGCCAACGGTAACTTCTAAGATACATTATAACTGGAAAATAAGAGTAAAGAACCATACCAATGCTTTAATTTATTCTAGACATTTCTGTAATATGGTTACCTAGTTATATACTAGACACAACATTACTAAGATATTTCTTTGGTTGTGCCCTTTCAAGATTTTTAACACAATATGTATATAATGTGTAATTTATGAAATTATATAAACATAATTCGATAAACAATTTGTTACAAAATTGATTTCAATTTCAGTACAAGAAAGTTTATTTGCAATTATTCATTACAAATGAATACGGAATACTACAACAATTGTTCTACGGGCTATAGAAAATAGTGAAAGTCCTCCAAATAAGCTATAGCTGTCCAACTATACATGGATTCCATTTACTTAAACCCTGCTCAAGCCTATATAGCATGCTATTTAAAATAATGATTGGCATAGTAGTTAGCAACATTATGGTATGTTTAAATATTCCAAGTAAATGGTAGAAAATATATAATTTTTAATATTCTAGTATGCAAAAAATATTCCTAATGAGTATAAAATCTTAGTAAAAATTAAAGTTATTTTAGTTCACCATgggttcaaattaaacatggacagGCCCATATGGGATCATCCATGTAATATTCGAGGATTAGAGACCATCAACCCGAGGACACATGTGTACATTGTAtttatgcatagaaaatctgaaaaaaaatccGCGCGCGTTTGTTTAAAACACAAAGAGATCAAGGTTTTCTTACCTTGTTGAAATTGACCTAGTTCGTCGACGTGAGTGCAATAAATTTCGACATGGCCTTTGTTGAATCTCTACATTTTGTCAAGGTAGATTTGAATTCAAATGGATCTATGAATTTCATTTCATAAGTACTAGTGGAATTTAAATAAGGATTTGAATTGCAATTTGAAATCAAGTAATAATATCAAATCGAATATGCAATGTACATACACAATAGATAAATAATTAAGGTATTTATTGCATTTAATATTATGCAATCATTTACAACTCTCATAAGGAGAAATAGAGTTACAATTTAAAAAATAAATTTACAAAAGAAGATCTGCAAGCCTAACCTAGAGGCCTAATAGGTTAGAAACACATttatgaactttgtagtttattatattaatatattttatatttatattataataacatTACCCAACATTCaaaataatttttttttcaattttcctACGAAATTACTTGGCAAAGCAGCACCTTACCAAACACAATTGGACCCGAAATTTTTATCGTATCATATTTTATCGAGAATGATGATAGTATGGCCAAGCATTACATAGGAAGCATTCTAGAGGCCTAGAACCCCTTCATGGCTTAGCTAGACAAGCCAGACGCTTCATGGACTTGTTTAGGCCCCTCCATCTTTGGATTCCCTTGATTGGTTTGCCCACGGTCCCGTATTGAcctaaaacacttatatatattCTTGTTTTAGCGACTTCCGGAAATACCCGCGGATGGTCCTCTAGCTTATCCAATGTTTATGACAATGCCACCATTAGGAGAAGAGATTAATACACCTCGTGACTATGGGTTTTGTGTAGGCTACACCAATTCCACCATTATCATATCACGGTATGTATCATAGTATCTTACGATTTTATGGTATTACCATGGCCAATTGATACGAATCATCATGGTATATTAATGTGGTAGTATCTTACTCGTATGCATATACGTATCGTGGTATCTTTACTATCATGATACAAAAGCGATACCGTACGATCCCAGACCTATGCTAAAAAACTATGGACACAACGGTGTGGCAAGCTCAAGCATAAAAGTTGTTTTGTAGTATCAATGCTAACTAAGTATTTAGACAACACATCGACAATACGTTTGGACAAGATGAGTTTAAACGGGAGTTTGTATGTACAAGAAAGCAATCAACTACCCATCTTTTGTTACCAATTGTTAAGCGTACACAGTTTTTTGTATTGTGGGTTAGTAATTAGTTATTTTTGTATCATGCATTACATGATGAGTTGGCCCATATTTATATTACACAATACACCATTTACATGATAAGACTCTATGAAATACATAGAATATGCTCAAAATATAAATCAAAGATTAAATTTAAATTTGTTTGTGTTATAGTATTAATATATACATATATTTTAACTGAAATAAAATTCACATAGTATCGTGGTACTACGATACGATAGTAAACGATACTACCTTGTATCATGATACTAACAACCTGGGGTATAGTAGCTTGCAATATCTTTCTCTATGTGTTAACATTTTGTTATTCCTTATAAGCCACCCTACATGATTACCGTATGGTGGATCTTTCGTTTATGAGATGAGTTATGAGATGCATATTTTCAAATTATGTTTGAAGTATTTATAGATACATATTATTACCCCATTTATTTTAAACGATCTGATCAAACTAGTATGATAGGATGTGAGATGGGAAGCATGTGTATTAGTTGAAATAAATCGGTAGTAGCAATTGTGTAGCGATATAAAATTTGGTAACTACTATGGTTTGTATATTTCTATGTTGACCTCACAAAGGAGAATGAGATACAATGTGTTTTGTTCATCTAGTGGTAGAAAAAGATGATCTCTTTTGTTCTAGGTAGTCGTCATCCACTTAAACTCTAGGTATGTTGCAGTGTCCTTACTTCGAGGAGTATTAAAGATACATATTGCATCAGATGTATGTTAGGATGTGATGTTCATATGAATGCATATCAAACACAACCTAGAAAAAAAGTTTGCATAGCGTAATCTTGCTTTTTGTTGCTAGATTCGTGCCACAATATTTAGAGAGTAGTCAAGTGAAGCTCTGAACCCTGATCCACCTTTTAGCATAGGAAACACTTTTACTTCACCCTATTACCATTTCATTTTCTGCATCATTTTATTTAAAATAATATTTATCTCTCTTGTACATACATTCTAGATTCTACTTTAACAACATGTCTTCACATAAATATTCAAGGACTAATGTAGAAATAAAATTATACCTGGGACATAAACAGATAAGTAAATGCCATCGCTCTTTCTGCAAAACACCACCTCCTTCAAATCTGTATCGAGTGCTCACAAATCAtacattgacaaggtatcaacttgtcaatacctacgggttgtagactagggtttagttggaagtagatggcaagtagatctcgaaggtttcagccgaaaagtactcgacgattatgaaaactagggtttgagagacaatgattcgatgctttctttgtccctcgactcccccttatataggaggtggagccgagggattcgttttgtacaagttacaaagtccgggaaggtttacaactcatcccgcaagattacaaacaccacttctattacaattctaactttccttaatatcaacttgggcttccgaatcttcatattcttcgggtcgtgggccttcagtaaacccagggtactatcttcggcaggcccattggggatgcctatgtcagtagcccccgagattttgcttgaatcgcagagtcagagaaaatctccactgtttatttttactcgacaacttaaaacttctctatatttctttatattgatttctatattgtacagggataatggtagttggggctagttcatctgacggatcaggtactagttaactgctctagtggcaatccgcaaaaacctacttcaagatcacgtccctggacatgatctcgggatactggtgtaaacttcgacagatgccgcttaaggtcttaccattctgtcgagtcccagtcatatttatcgggtacctaacgcgtccgttaggatttttcttcgtatctgttgatacggataaaagtagcaaaccgacgtcagagacggcgccacgccacacagaacggatctggggtcttaccttcgcaaatttgcggcattcagaaattgatcgcaactttggcgttctgagaatatattgtcgagtgcttattcggctgttggaatggcacattttattgagtcaacggatgactttatattgctttcccgatgggagtatatgtagagttagttataactcgaaatatattcTTTTGCTCTTccatctttcttcttctctctttttttctctttttttttataatttcatcgggcacgcggacagcgttcccgatgggagtagcccccgaggctacaaccaaggacttgtgcttgggtgtaggctccacaccttatgccgctatattttctttctctcccgaagttttcaaatttctcgggtgcgcgaacagcgctcccgatgggagtagcccccgaggctatgaacaaatatttgtatttgatcatagactcacgccatttctattttgtctttcttgatcttttcattttttcaaagtagcccccgagcatttgatcaaaaacttgtatttgatcaaaggctccccaatatttttccatgtcgcctttttatgaagctgcggagtcgaatttttctcctgctaaagtgacgttattgctgacgatagccacgattgcaagtccgaaaatcgcgagaagccttctcccgctgccttgcgggcccaaattatccattatcttgacacgtcgtgtgagtgggggacacacgtcctccacttttcctggcgcacgtactgtaacttTCCCaaagttaaaatacttttttacccctgttccaacgtggttatcatctgccgcacactttttccatccaacggtccgccgcttcgccgcacctctatataagatccccttcttcttcctcgagcacttccgctcgcgccgttctcctgctctcctctgcaaaacttcctcctgTGCCCCACAACTCcttgagctcatcttctccaagctgcactcctgcgccattgttaatgccaccgcgtaggttaaccagacacagcacgccggaatcgtcGATGGCTGCCATAGATCTGGGAAGCATGGAGTGGGAGAGGTCCAAGATctccacccaagacatcaacctcctgaaaaaactgggatcagcaagaagcccaaggcgctgtgcttccctagtgaagaaagctacccaacccctccaatggggtatcgggtaagttttatcgaccatctcatccgcggcctttctacccccattcatcctttccttcgaggattgcttttcgtttatggtctgcaacttcaccacctcacgcccaattctatcctccacatttccattttcatcaccctcagcgaggccttccttggcatccagcctaactgggcgctatggaagcgcattttcttttggcgccgcaatggctctcccaacatcgcctataatataggcggcattGTTATCTCCGTTCGCCCCAcaatcgattacttcgacgtcaaactccctgactcggttcaagggtggcgcaagaagtggctgtacattcaggaggaaaaccatggatgcgctgaagacaacattcctcctttcgacggtgccgagaaaatctatcgccgccgctcctgggatgcagaagctaccgaggaagaaaaaatatcgacagaggcactgatgactcgcatccacgagttgcaaaacactcgcggcaaagagctgtcaggtatccaaatcacggcgtatttccttagaatcagagtgcagccccttcaggctcgcaaataccctctctggaagtatgctggcgacaaggatgcggATTGATTGtctgcggatttagaggtcaaggacttagaaaagcttgtccgcaaaatctcctccctcagcaaaaaagatcctgtcccttcttcttgtcgcgtaaaaccattcagcgccaccaatgcgctccccgaGGTAATCTTTTGTCGACTTTACTCATTTTGATTTGCCATCCTTTGCATATCTCTTTTGTTGACAACTCCCCCTGTTttcatatagaaccatccagatcttgtctcgcttcctccccttcctgaaggtggggaagtcgaagaacgtgcTGTTGTCAATGAAGACAACCAAGATGTTCCTGTCCCTGctagtgaacccgcaggttctcgaaaatctgcgggttcttctgaaaaggaagctgaatcAGAGGGTACCACGTCGGCatagtctcctcctcctgctgtttctccaaggaacaaaaggaaaagggctgaTGTCGAAGATTTCGGCACCTCAaaggccgaagaagctgctccttcacgtcagaaggcagcttatgatccataccttgaggccctcatcagctcgtaagtcactttttatttttctttatttttgtactcgaagatttttgtctatcttgctttttatgctatcGCCATTTAATcttagtgatgacgaggaagaaatatcagcttttgatgcgactgctcgaacgagtacgtcgcacacTCTGGTTGTTTCCGAGGTGcacgttgaaggagaagaatcttcgcctgctcaacaaaacctcgacgctcctactcctccttcaagcccccttgtcccatcaccaaaaaggacaagggttgaaatgatcccggagcctaccctgcaattgggtagctcctcgagtccTCTTTTGGACGATGTAAGTCCGTAATTTCTTTCTTGTCATTATCTATATTTTATTTATTTGCTCCTTTGTGCCATCGTGTTTTTTCTCATACCTatgcctctttttttttctttttccttttttgacagcccatgatcaaagaacttattcgcattggtgcccaattcattgggtatcgcgAGTACGCCAGCAAAACCGAAGGTAATGACTCCCTGCTTGCTTTTGTTCGTAGCTTCTTGCTCCTGTGTTATCGATATGTTGACTATTTTtgtctattttggcagaaaaacttgcagaggccaacaaacttgccgaaacgcttgctcagaaattagagcaaagtgaagcggctcgtaagaaggcacaaacttgatgctggcaaagctaaagcggaggctgataaagccaaggcagaagctgctggtgtcgaagatctgcagaaaaggcttcatgctgccgaaacttctttgaacgagcacaaggccgcacaggctgctcgtgaaaaatcgatcatcaagcgcttgaactcgcagaatcggcgctttgtcggtaAGTTTGTCGATCTATTCTGTCCTCTTTAGACTTACTTTTCTTTACTtgcttgtcgaccaacatatattttcttcgacaggtaaaacaaaccaagaatttgagcttgaagatcccgacaatgatcctcttctcgacgcactctctgtccttgagtttcatggaacagaaactcgtgaaggtattgaacaggctgacgcaggattgtcacggctgttcccctacttcttcccgaagaaaacggaacccaagacttttcttgctcttgccaaggacttcaatccaccagaagatcttggactcaagatgcgccaagaaaacatgaagattgctgtcgaaagcactgtcgccttggtcgctgacagccagcaaactatcgactggacgaaagtaggcgacacggaacagatggagac
This region of Lolium perenne isolate Kyuss_39 chromosome 2, Kyuss_2.0, whole genome shotgun sequence genomic DNA includes:
- the LOC127330719 gene encoding uncharacterized protein; its protein translation is MPCRTIYQSFTFYELNSLSSSPHKSIKRTRKLRLSSVRLVRKSPAYTMAASVACSSFFFFDAERLGEAGMPAQDACALCTKPLARDSDIFMYRGDTPFCSEECRDEQMQLDAVRDRQAARRLRQYSSGTEARRGHQESRKVSVVS